One Gloeothece verrucosa PCC 7822 DNA window includes the following coding sequences:
- a CDS encoding MFS transporter, whose protein sequence is MNPYNTLRSLAPDQRHSLLILFVTGLLYWIGMTILLPTLPLYVEHLGGSKQQIGLVMGSFAIGLIFSRTWLGEMADHRGRKIIVIIGTVVAAIAPFGYILSNSILPLIAVRAFNGISVAAFTTGYNALVTDLAPAKQRGEIIGYMNLVAPLGMAIGPALGGILLGRVGYVWLFVLTAIAGFLTFILAIQVQENPNIVLSSGQPKDQNSPSRSFWQLLSSRSLLVPSLIFLLMGMMFGVLVTFLPLFKREMAGLFYSVAAIASFSARFFVGQASDRYGRGLFITLSLISYTLSMILLCVGDSSQLFVVAAILEGSGGGILIPMLLALISDRSLSSQRGRVFAVSVSGFDVGIAISGPLLGFLNWEYRPMFALAASFAALALLLFMSQSSKNLTHSLRFALGQEPDRYAVEEHS, encoded by the coding sequence GTGAACCCTTACAACACTTTAAGATCATTAGCGCCTGATCAACGACACAGCCTACTTATCCTTTTTGTCACTGGGTTATTGTACTGGATAGGTATGACCATTTTATTGCCCACCTTACCTTTATATGTAGAACATTTAGGGGGAAGCAAACAGCAAATCGGGCTGGTGATGGGATCTTTTGCCATTGGATTAATTTTTTCTCGCACTTGGCTAGGAGAAATGGCTGATCATCGAGGTCGTAAGATTATTGTGATCATCGGAACTGTGGTGGCTGCCATCGCACCGTTCGGCTATATTTTGAGCAACTCGATTCTTCCTTTGATCGCTGTGCGGGCATTTAATGGCATTAGTGTAGCCGCATTTACCACAGGATACAATGCTTTAGTCACTGATTTGGCTCCGGCAAAGCAAAGGGGTGAAATCATTGGCTATATGAATTTAGTAGCTCCTCTAGGGATGGCAATTGGTCCTGCTTTAGGGGGAATTTTATTAGGCCGGGTGGGTTATGTGTGGCTATTTGTTTTAACCGCCATAGCAGGATTTTTAACTTTTATATTAGCGATTCAGGTTCAAGAAAACCCTAATATTGTTTTATCTTCTGGGCAGCCAAAAGACCAAAATTCGCCGAGCCGCAGTTTTTGGCAACTGTTAAGCAGTCGTTCGTTATTGGTTCCTTCTTTAATTTTTTTGTTGATGGGGATGATGTTTGGCGTATTGGTAACCTTTCTTCCCTTGTTTAAACGAGAGATGGCAGGTTTATTTTACTCGGTTGCGGCGATCGCCAGTTTTAGTGCGAGATTTTTTGTTGGTCAAGCTTCAGATCGTTATGGCAGGGGTTTATTTATTACTTTAAGTTTAATCAGTTATACCCTGTCGATGATCCTCCTGTGTGTGGGCGATAGTTCTCAACTTTTTGTTGTAGCGGCTATTTTAGAAGGAAGCGGAGGAGGAATTTTAATACCTATGCTTCTTGCTTTAATTTCGGATCGTTCTTTGAGTTCTCAGAGGGGACGAGTTTTTGCGGTGAGTGTGAGTGGGTTTGATGTGGGAATCGCTATTTCGGGGCCACTGTTAGGATTTCTTAATTGGGAATATCGGCCCATGTTTGCTTTAGCGGCTAGTTTTGCGGCACTAGCACTATTGTTATTTATGAGCCAATCTAGTAAAAATTTAACTCATTCTCTACGCTTTGCTTTAGGTCAAGAGCCGGATCGTTATGCTGTGGAGGAGCATTCATAA
- a CDS encoding HAD-IA family hydrolase: MEQPKVIFLDAMGTLFGLKGTVGEIYAANAATVGVYVSPQTLDQTFNESYKSSNPLAFPGVDASQIPELEFQWWRSLARSAFSLAGVLDQFEDFGSFFIQLYDYFVQSDPWYVYDDVLPALTYWQEMGIELGIISNFDSRLHSILKSLQLDRFFKTITISSDSGAAKPHPQIFATALAKHNCLSQQAWHIGDSLKEDYYGATSAGIKAFLIERSH; the protein is encoded by the coding sequence ATGGAACAGCCAAAAGTAATTTTTTTGGATGCAATGGGAACCCTATTTGGACTAAAAGGAACCGTAGGAGAAATCTATGCCGCCAACGCTGCTACTGTAGGGGTCTATGTTTCACCCCAAACCCTAGACCAAACCTTCAACGAAAGTTATAAAAGTTCTAACCCTTTGGCTTTTCCTGGGGTCGATGCTTCTCAAATTCCCGAATTAGAATTTCAATGGTGGCGCTCACTCGCTAGGTCGGCTTTTTCTTTAGCTGGAGTTTTAGATCAGTTTGAGGATTTCGGCAGCTTTTTTATTCAACTGTATGATTACTTTGTTCAATCAGACCCTTGGTATGTTTATGATGATGTCTTACCCGCCTTAACTTATTGGCAGGAAATGGGTATTGAATTAGGGATTATTTCTAACTTTGATAGTCGTCTCCATTCTATTTTAAAAAGTTTGCAACTGGATAGATTTTTTAAAACCATTACCATTTCTTCTGATAGCGGAGCCGCTAAACCCCATCCTCAAATTTTTGCCACCGCTTTAGCGAAACATAACTGTTTATCCCAACAAGCTTGGCATATTGGGGATAGTTTAAAAGAAGATTACTACGGAGCTACATCCGCAGGAATTAAAGCTTTTTTGATAGAACGTTCTCATTAA